The sequence cccacccagatacccccacctctgcccggcTCCAGAGACACCCCGCAGCTACACCCACCCAGATACCTCCACCTCTGCccggccccagagagaccccgcagctacacccacccagatacccccacctctgcccggccccagagagacctcgcagctacacccacccagatacctccacctctgcccggccccagagagaccccgcagctacacccacccagatacccccacctctgccctgccccggaGAGACCCCGCAGCAACACCCACCCagatacccccacctctgcccggccccagagacaccccgcagctacacccacccagatacccccacctctgccctgccccagagagaccccgcagctacacccacccagatacctccacctctgcctggccccagagagaccccgcagctacacccacccagatacctccacctctgcccggccccagagagaccccgcagctacacccacccagatacctccacctctgcccggccccagagagaccccgcagctacacccacccagatacctccacctctgcccggccccagagagaccccgcagctacacccacccagatacctccacctctgcccggccccagagagaccccgcagcaacacccacccagatacctccacctctgcccggccccagagagaccccgcagctacacccacccagatacccccacctctgcccggccccagagagacctcgcagctacacccacccagatacctccacctctgcccggccccagagagaccccgcagctacacccacccagatacccccacctctgccctgccccggaGAGACCCCGCAGCAACACCCACCCagatacccccacctctgcccggccccagagacaccccgcagctacacccacccagatacccccacctctgccctgccccagagagaccccgcagctacacccacccagatacctccacctctgcctggccccagagagaccccgcagctacacccacccagatacccccacctctgcccggccccagagagaccccgcagctacacccacccagatacccccacctctgcccggccccagagagaccccgcagctacacccacccagatacctccacctctgcccggccccagagagaccccgcagctacacccacccagatacctccacctctgcccggccccagagagaccccgcagctacacccacccagatacctccacctctgcccggccccagagagaccccgcagctacacccacccagatacctccacctctgcccggccccagagagaccccgcagcaacacccacccagatacctccacctctgcccggccccagagagaccccgcagctacacccacccagatacccccacctctgcccggccccagagagacctcgcagctacacccacccagatacctccacctctgcccggccccagagagaccccgcagctacacccacccagatacccccacctctgccctgccccggaGAGACCCCGCAGCAACACCCACCCagatacccccacctctgcccggccccagagacaccccgcagctacacccacccagatacccccacctctgccctgccccagagagaccccgcagctacacccacccagatacctccacctctgcctggccccagagagaccccgcagctacacccacccagatacccccacctctgcccggccccagagagaccccgcagctacacccacccagatacccccacctctgccccaatgagaccccccccccgccctcctcccgcacggccccagagagacccctcccctccccggcccccccgcccggccccagagagacccctcccctccccgcccccccccgcacagccccagagagacccctcccctccccggcccccccgcccggccccagagagacccctcccctccccgcccccccccgcacggccccAGTGAGACCCGGCCCCCCCCGCAcggccccagagagacccctcccctccccgcccccccccccgcacagccccagagagacccctcccctccccggcccccccgcccggccccagagagacccctcccctcccccccccccgcacggccccagagagacccctCCCCGTACGGCCCcgagagacccctcccccccccgttccaGTCCGAGCCGGGGTCCCGGCCGGTCTCACCGCGGCGCCGGGGTCTGGTCTCGCGGTCTCGGTGCAGCAGCGAGCGGGGCCCGGCCGGGAGCAGGAGCCGCCCGCTTGGTtccgccccccccgccgccccgagCTCCCAGCGCCCGGCAGCACGTGGGCCAGGCCAGCGCCCGCACgcggctggggaaactgaggcagggggttaagtgacttgcccgtGGTCTCGCAGGCAGTCTGTGTCAGAGCGGGGCACGGCCCCTGGGCTTCCCGCAAGCGCTGCTGCAGGCctagccagggggtgggaggagggctgCAAACACAGAACGGATACAAGAGGGACCAAGGAGCCGAGCCCGTTACCTTCTCGGCCAGAGCCAGTGTGCACCAGGAGTTGGCTTAAAGCCAATTTCCAGCTTTTGGGGCGCGGGTTGCTGCCGGCGCGTGTAACcctgtaaccactgagattttcagtggttacgcAGTTACCCGATGACCCGCTTTTTAACATTCCttgcctaggctatgtctacactggcggcttcttgcgcaagaacatcttgcagaagggttcttgtgcaagaagtcttgcacaagaaaacatccacactgccatgtgcgcgctgtgcttttgcgcaagagctcccatagcagtgtagacgctctcttgtgcaaggaagctgtgatggccattttaaccatagggctttcttgcgcaagaaatccctgccgagcgtccacactgcactcgtgcgcaagagctcctgcactagagagcttacacctgataaaaaagagtgtagctcttgtgcaatatgccctctcttaccacagcatactgtaaatttccttgtgcaagagctggtGGGCAGTggggatgctctgcagattcttgcacaagaacggctctacttgcacaagaagtgtagacatagccctagagtgctACTTGTTGGCGGCTCTATGCAGGATGGCCAAAACCCAGTTAGTCTCCCAGTAAATTCCCACCCAGAAAACCTGGATTTTTGCCAGCCAGAGCTTGCGCCAGCCACAGAAGGGTCCTTGATGTGATGGGGTACTGCCAGCTGGCCACATGGTTCAGAGGCGGGAGCAACAGGGAGCTCTGTTCTGggtaatagtaatagagaggtagccatgttagtgtgatcttggtaaaacaaaaggaaaaactatgcagcactttaagactgacaagatggtttaataggtgatgaactttcatgatctgaggaagtgggtctggcccacgaaagctcatcatctaataaaccatcttgttagtctttaaagtgctacatagtttttccttttgttctggGTAAGGTTGCCTTTCCTCTGCGGGTGGGAAAGGCAAATTACACCCTGCCCTGATGGGCTGAGCCAGGAGAACTCACTCACCGGCTGGCCacagacagcgcccactgctcctagACAGCTTTGAGGATCAGGCGCTGTCGGAGGTTCTCTGCTCCATGGCCCCATCCAGTTCCCTCGTTTTAATCCTTTGACCTGCATCCCTGACTctgtttttctttatttgcccctccccccgtacTCAATTGAATCCTGGGTCCAGCtgtccctcccgcaaggctgggggaggggcttcaagAAATGGGTGGGTTTCAAATAGTGCTAGCTGGCCCAGGGTTTGTGCGTTTGCAGAGTGGTAAACAGGATGCAGGGCTGCAGAGGCCAGGCTGTTTTCTCTAGGCTTCATGACACCAGCCTGCGGCTTCCTGGCTGTGCCAGCTGCCCCATAGCCCCTTGCCAGGCCTGGGCTCACCAGAGAGGATGTTTTTAGCATTGCCAgagggtttcaacaaaaatactggacatcacaatctgcattacaGCCTatctagaaaataccggacatttctaccttctcatttctattttctcaatttgtttcccgaacagaaagttcagatactggacagtctggttcaAACCCGGACacctagggctgcgtctagactggcatgattttggagAAATACTTTAaagggaaaagtttttctgttaaaagtatttctgcaaaagcgcgtctagattggcacggatgcttttgtgcaaaaagtgcttctgcgcaaaagcatctgtggccagtctagacgtgattttgcgcaagaaagccccgatcgccattttagtcaTTGGGGTTTCTTTGCGCAAAAcgattcttccctgtctacactggccctcttgagcaagtattcttgtgcaaaagggctttttcccaagcgagagcatgaaagtatttgctttactgcaaatttccGTGCACAAGCAAACGGGTGTTACCTataggagaaaggaaagaagccacCAGGAGGACTACAAGGGAGATGGAGTCCCAACAGCTGCTGGACTGGATAGGAGagactcagaggcagcagcaacagcagcaggctAAACTTCTACAACAGTTGGCGACTCAGTTTCAAGACCAACAGCGACAACTGGTGCAGGAGCTGAGCGCCCAACAAGAGTGATGGGTTGTGGCCGTGCGTCAGGCCAGGCCGCCGATGGTCTCCGGCGGGCCCGACGGACAATGGATGGGGACCCTCCCCATTCAACTGACGAAGATGGGACCGCAGGATGACCCAGAGGCCTTCCTCACGACATTTGAAAGGGTGGCCGCGGCCGCTCGATGGCCGGAAGACCAGTGGGCCACCCTACTCGCCCCATACCTCACCGGCCTGGCCCAACTCGCCTACTGGAGCCTGTCGGCCAAAGACGCCCtgcacttttttaaaatgaaggagGCGGTGTTGGACCAGCTGGGAGTTACCCCGGACACCTGCCGGCAGCGCTTCCGACAGGAGCGATTCGGGCCACAGGAACGACCAAGAGCGGTGGCCCAGAGGCTGCGGGAGTGGGCGAGGAAGTGGATAGAGCCTGACCAAAAGACGGCCGGCCAAGTGATGGAGATTATAATCCTCGAacagtttatcaacatcctgtTACGGGAGGGCCAGAAATGGGTAAAGCAGAACCAGTCCACAACCGTCAACGAGGCCGTATACCTGATGGAGGCCTATATGGCTGTGGAGGAAGGTGAGGGCAGTCGCCCCAGGCTGATACACACGGAACCGAAGGTAGGAGAGCcgcgccccgggggggggggggggtccgagaggacgcgggcggcaagAGCGCCCCGGGAGCGGATTGGGCCCCACACGCAAGTTGACCCCGGTGTGGCCTGCGCGGCCGGccgagggggtggaggtggaggccAACCCCGAAGAAGGCGCCGGAGAGAGAAGGGCACCAACCCGAGGGGCCTGTTTTCAATGCGGTCAGGAGGGACACTATAAGAGGGACTGCCCCTTGATGGACTGCACCCTGGGCCAGCCAGGCGGGGGTCAAGAACCCCAGCTAGTACCAACGCCAGGGGCCCCCGTGATGGCCACAATAGCCGTGGAAGGAAGGAGGGTGCGGGCCCTAGTAGACTCGGGCTCCGCCATGACCTTGGTGCGGGAAGAGTTCGTCCCGGCCGGATGATGAGAGGGAGCCCCTGTAATGATGCGCTATGTTCACGGAGAAGTCGGGGCGTATCCTTCCGCGTTAGTATGACTGGCAGATGGGCAAAGGGAACAACGGTGAAGAGTGGGGAAGGTCCCCACCCTGCCCTACCCATTGGTGATAGGGCAGGACTGGCCAGGATTCCGGCGGTTACTCCATCAGCGCGGAGAGGTCCGGAGGGAGGAAGAGCCGCGGGGCGGCTTGGCCGCTGAAGGGTTCCTGTCTCCAGAGGGAGGAGCGCCCCAAGACGGCAGTGCCCGATCTCCACGGGGTGAGAGACCTGAGATGGACGGACAGATTGAGATTGGACGGAGCGCGGACTTCGTACGGGAACAAAGAGAACACCCCACGCTGCGGAACGCCTGGGACCAGACGGTGGTCGAGGACGGAGACGGGGCCCAACCCCAGGGGCCGTTACAAGGGCCATACTTTCAGGTACATAACGACCGCCTGTACCGGGTGACCTGGGAAAAGGGCCGAGGAGAAACAACAGCTCGTGGTCCCCTTACGGCTGTGGAAGGGGGTGCTCTCCCTCGCCCACGTGAACCTCTGGCCCGGGCATTTGGGGCGGGAGAAGACCTTGGCAAGGATAGTCCAAAGGTTCTTCTGGCCCGGGATTTATCGGGAGGTACGCGACTTTTGCGCCTCCTGTCCGGAATGTCAAAGAGCGGCACCAGCGGGCGTGGCCCGGGTGCCCCTCATCCCCCTCCCGGTCGTGGACGTCCCGGTCGTGGACGCATAGCGCTCGATCTGGTGGGCCCACTGGACGCCTCGCGCGCCGGGCACCAGTACATCGTGGTAGTAATTGATTATGAGACCCGGTatcccgaggccgtggccctgcggAACATGAAGGCCCCTACCCTCACCAGAGAACTGGTGAAAATTTTATCTCCGGTGGGCCTACCAAAAGAGATCTTGACAGACCAGGAACCAACGTGACAGCTAGACTGATGAAAGAATTGTGCCAGATGCTGAGAATCAAGCAGATTCGCACGTCGGTATACCACCCTCAGACCAACAGTCTGGTTGAACGCTTCAACCAGACCCTGAAAGAGATGCTTCAGAGGTTCGCGAGAGAGGACCCTCAGGGGTGGGATgacctcctcccagctctgctattCGCCGTCCGCAAGGTTCCACAATCAACCATGGGATTCTCGCCCTTTGAGCTGCTGTACGGCCGACAACCCCAAGGAATCCTGGACCTGCTCAAGGAGGAGTAGGAGGAACAAGACACCGCAGGCCGCGGGACGGCTCAGTACATACTTCGGCTGAGAGAGAGGCTGAAGCGAACCCGTGAGTTCGCCCAGGCGAACCTCCTGCGGGGCCAAGAAAGACAGGCACGATATTACGACCAAAGAGCTTGGATGAGGGAATTCCAACCGGGCGACCGGGTGTTACTTCTCCTCCCGACTCCCGGCTCCAAGCTGACGGCCCAGTGGCAGGGCCTGTTTGAGGTCCTACGCTGCGTTGGGACCGTAGACTACGAGATCCGCCTGTCCAGCCGACGGAGGAACCGGAAAATCTTCCACGTAAAACTCCTGGAAAAGTGGAACACAGCTGAGACCCTGCTGATAACCCTGGAACCCCTGGAAGATGACCTCGGACCAGGGGGATAAAAGACACaggtgttagagaaaagaaactgctcccccagtaagaaagtttggccaggccgctatagtgggctgcagtactccttgagagaaaccggccacacccttcctgcataccattgcctttagaaaaagggaaggtgtgaaaaggggaaaatagcctcagactctcccacccgtcaccttggcatgagaactgcggggcttacctggtcgcatgaaacctgcacagtttcggcccaacccctgggacacagacccccccacttggtgaccattgggccatatatggtaatatgcaagcacagggaagtgatgtgcagatttggggataaatacccatggcacagtttgctctaggaggtcttcgcaacacacataccaccgtgcgtgtgccttctcgtatacttcaaagcgctgctggcctgatcaaccgaccagccacctcccccgactctcgggcgtaaccaaggccttcgcaaccaaaccgatatctgtgaaatgttccgtgtgctgtgtaagttggtatgtatgttttgattttttcttgttgtataagcttagtgttgtagttgtttttcggtagtacataagagtttgtagttatcactgttatttaattactgtagctggatagtttaagattagagactGACAGTTCCTGCTTTCAAGATAGACAAGGTCGTCTCCTTGCAGGATATGCTggggtatcactctctgaaaccctagaagctgtgccgttaccttctgtgacagcgcaagtcg comes from Pelodiscus sinensis isolate JC-2024 chromosome 33, ASM4963464v1, whole genome shotgun sequence and encodes:
- the LOC142823390 gene encoding uncharacterized protein LOC142823390 isoform X1, which encodes MVSGGPDGQWMGTLPIQLTKMGPQDDPEAFLTTFERVAAAARWPEDQWATLLAPYLTGLAQLAYWSLSAKDALHFFKMKEAVLDQLGVTPDTCRQRFRQERFGPQERPRAVAQRLREWARKWIEPDQKTAGQVMEIIILEQFINILLREGQKWVKQNQSTTVNEAVYLMEAYMAVEEGEGSRPRLIHTEPKGRTGQDSGGYSISAERSGGRKSRGAAWPLKGSCLQREERPKTAVPDLHGVRDLRWTDRLRLDGARTSYGNKENTPRCGTPGTRRWSRTETGPNPRGRYKGHTFRYITTACTG
- the LOC142823390 gene encoding uncharacterized protein LOC142823390 isoform X2; its protein translation is MVSGGPDGQWMGTLPIQLTKMGPQDDPEAFLTTFERVAAAARWPEDQWATLLAPYLTGLAQLAYWSLSAKDALHFFKMKEAVLDQLGVTPDTCRQRFRQERFGPQERPRAVAQRLREWARKWIEPDQKTAGQVMEIIILEQFINILLREGQKWVKQNQSTTVNEAVYLMEAYMAVEEGEGSRPRLIHTEPKREERPKTAVPDLHGVRDLRWTDRLRLDGARTSYGNKENTPRCGTPGTRRWSRTETGPNPRGRYKGHTFRYITTACTG
- the LOC142823390 gene encoding uncharacterized protein LOC142823390 isoform X3, which gives rise to MVSGGPDGQWMGTLPIQLTKMGPQDDPEAFLTTFERVAAAARWPEDQWATLLAPYLTGLAQLAYWSLSAKDALHFFKMKEAVLDQLGVTPDTCRQRFRQERFGPQERPRAVAQRLREWARKWIEPDQKTAGQVMEIIILEQFINILLREGQKWVKQNQSTTVNEAVYLMEAYMAVEEGEGSRPRLIHTEPKEFLPLCPVTGVHILPDNLFSTWIVYYMSCTCCTAPTTHRAQVQLKNEMVCKK
- the LOC142823390 gene encoding zinc finger protein 394-like isoform X4; amino-acid sequence: MVSGGPDGQWMGTLPIQLTKMGPQDDPEAFLTTFERVAAAARWPEDQWATLLAPYLTGLAQLAYWSLSAKDALHFFKMKEAVLDQLGVTPDTCRQRFRQERFGPQERPRAVAQRLREWARKWIEPDQKTAGQVMEIIILEQFINILLREGQKWVKQNQSTTVNEAVYLMEAYMAVEEGEGSRPRLIHTEPKVQAAWLTEPTSDACHALETGD